The nucleotide window ATGCTACTACAATGAGCGTCGATCTCTCCATTGACAGTGCGATTCTTCCGCTTCCTCCAAGAGACTTAGTTTCCATGATGACAGATGTGGTAGGTTCATATTCAGCCCTTTGACTACTATAGAAGctaatgtatgtatgtatgtatgtatactgAAAATATTCCAAACATTACTGCAGAAGACATGGGCTTCAAGGTTTTCCCACATTGTTTACAGTGGAAAGGGTGAGAAACCGAGTGGAACTTCTCTTGAAATACTGGATATACAAAAGGTAAGCTTCTGAAATTTTCCTCACTTGAGATGATATAAAAAAAAGCCTAAAAAGTTCAAAGGGAATAATTGAATGGCAGGTGACTGCAGAGTTTTTGAAGCCAATATCTGTTGTACCTTTTAGTACAATAGAAAAAATAACCTTCCTTCGATTCGTAAAAGAGATTAGACACGATATGTGGGCAGTAGTCGATTTAGACTTTGACGAGTGCAGCGAAAGGCTATCGAGGATGACCATTGGAACGTCTGTTGCCAGTAAACCCAAGGTTGAAAATGCATGCAGGAGAAAACCATCAGGGGTGATCATTGCAAAGTATGATGATAGTAAATCCAAGGTCATATGGATCGAAACTATGGAATTTCCGATCGACTCCGATTGGCCTTTCAAAGCATATTGCTGGATCAATGTTTTGAAAAATGATTACAGGAGGATGTCCTCAGATTTCTTAAGTTTTAAACTTGGAACAGAAAATGAAGGTTGTGTTTTCTGCTATTCTGGCTATGACTTAACTTCTTTAAGGTAAAATGGAACTATTTTTTTACTTGCTTGTTGTGTAAAACAGGATCAAGAGGTGAATTACTGGGAGTTTTAAAGGAAATGGCCAAAAACATTAGAATCAAGTATGTGGATAGCATAGTCGCATCTGCGGACAGGGACGGATGGAGTGGTCATCGTcaagaaaataaagaaatctGGTTGAAACATAAGTTGAACTCTCAAGGACCATATGCAGGATCATGCATTTTTGTTGCAGTTGTCAAATTTAATGTCGAAAGTAAAACGTCTCGGCCAGTTTTCAGTTACCTCAGGGAAAAGAACTTGTACATAGATGTATGTACCTTCTGCATACATACATGATATTTTTTGCCTAAGTGATATTGAGGCCATATGtaggacttttttttttttctaatgcaGTGGTGCCACACCCGAATCACACAATGGACCGATGAAGTAATTAGAGTTGCTTCCCCAGATGGTGACACTTACTGCATTACTCTAAATAAGGATGtgggtattttattttattttattttagttttttattacAAAGAGTTGCAGAGAGAAGATATATGAAGCTAATGTAGCTTCTGCTTCTGATGTAGCCATTCGAAGGGTATGTGTTGCAAGAAGCTTCAACTGATGGATTTCGCTCCTTTGTTATATCATCTCCGATCAAAGAATCCGATTTTGATCAGAATCTAAGCAAAAACGAATGGTCTGAGCTGGTCTTGTATCCTTCTGGATTTACAATAGTTCCAGATATGAACTTGTGCATTAGCATTTCCTTGCAATTAATGGACAGCACTCAACAAGATGCTATTAAGGCTATGCAACAGTTTCATCTTGACCTCATCGCCGAAATAGagcaggtatatatatatatgtatatatagtacaCTATGCTAGCTGTTTGATCAAACAACTGAATGGAAAATTAACTTATTGTAGAAATATATCTTCTAACCGCAGGAAATTTTCCTTCCCAAGCAATCTGGTTTACAGATTCCATTAAGTGATTATTTTAAGCAAGCAAAACCTGATTGTGCTGTAAGCATTGatccaaatttcaaattattttccTCTTTCCATTATTTTCTTTATGATTTACTATTTTTTTCAAGTTTTCAGTACTTTCTGAAAACGGGAAGATGCAAGTTTGGTTCCAAGTGTGCTTTCAATCATCCAAGCCATGTTTTGGCTACAACTTCAGTATGTTTTCTTAATTTTTGCATATTCTgtggtttgtttttttttttttcccagcTTTTTTAAGTAACAGTTTGATGCCATTTTCGCAGGGTGTTGCTTCAGAAAATGATGAGGCGTCATCCATCCATGAAGAGAGGACTGAGGAATGTTCTTGCTCTGCAACCTGCAAAGGTAAGCACCCGAGAAGAGAGGACCATAGCCAAAATTAAGCTAATCCAAGGAGCCATTGATAAACTGAAGATGTAATAAATATAGAACCCTTATTGCAGTTGTTTTTTGTCTTTTAAGAtgttagaaattgaataaaattgtagGTTTCTTTTAATACTTTTAGTCTTGCATCATATATATAGTTTAAGCATGATTTGAATCCTTGTGGATGAATTTTCCCTTCTTATTTTAAGCCTAGCTGTGAAAGGCTGATTGAAAACAAATGACCTATGGAATATAATCATGAAGCTTTATCTGTTTATTGTGGATTAAAGCTGAGATAACAAGCCTAGTATATATAGCTTATAGCATAACAAACTTTCTTTGCTATAACAATGAAGTTTTGAATAGGTATCAAGTTGTACAATGTATGTAATGAGTGGTCAATTTGTTCCTAATTGACATCTTACTTGCCGCTGGTGATCAATGACGTCCTTGCTTGCTCTACCAACACCTTGGAGATCTGGGGACTCAAAACAATGAATGGTGATAATAATGAGGAGTTGGCATGATCAGCACTCCACTCCACATTGTTTGAGGACTGGACCTGTTTGCTTGGGCAAGAAAGGATCGATCCGAACCCAGACCAATGAGAAAATTGATGCAAGAAGTATAGACCACAACACAACAATGGTTGGAGTCCTGTTTTGCCTTCCCATCAAACCTTTGAGGAAAGGATAGAGGTGAACAATGACCCAGAAGGCGAAGAATAGCTTGCCAAATAAGGGACCCCATGAACCGTAACCATTATTAATTGCATCAGAAACCCCAGCAACAACTCCCACCATGTTCAATATTATTAGAGTTGTTGGTGGGATTAGGAGGGTGGTCCATTTGAAGAGGTAAAGCTCTCCAAACTCGGCATCTTCAGCGGCTTTTGCTGTTACAGTGAAGTTGGTGTCAACTCCAGCAAGGACTTTGAGCAGGCCTTGGAAGACAGCAAAAAGATGTGCCGAGACACCACCGATCACCCAGAACTGTTCATTGCGCCACCAGTCTTGGATGCTAACTCCGCTCCATCGAAGTTCGAGAACACTGGTTGCTATGATGGAAAGGAAAAGTGCCAGGAACCATACACTTGTAAGGTTGCTTAGCTGCCAAGGAAACAAAAAAATGTTTAATTTTCCAGGGCCTAATAAATCAATCTCTTTCAGAATGTTTTAATAAAGCAATCTGCAATGTTACTTACAGTTGGGATGATGAATTTTCCTGTCAGGAGACAAACAGCTGGAATTGTACAATAGGCGAGTAAAGGAATGGACGTGAAAGGGTAAACAATGGTG belongs to Gossypium arboreum isolate Shixiya-1 chromosome 7, ASM2569848v2, whole genome shotgun sequence and includes:
- the LOC128295334 gene encoding homeobox-leucine zipper protein ROC7-like, with the protein product MDGDKPDNALPDEKLDSTQPDETPGSPPSHPLSGYFCNDALQLILNIAAENDPWFKEHGLHSERILPKFFLMPNATTMSVDLSIDSAILPLPPRDLVSMMTDVKTWASRFSHIVYSGKGEKPSGTSLEILDIQKVTAEFLKPISVVPFSTIEKITFLRFVKEIRHDMWAVVDLDFDECSERLSRMTIGTSVASKPKVENACRRKPSGVIIAKYDDSKSKVIWIETMEFPIDSDWPFKAYCWINVLKNDYRRMSSDFLSFKLGTENEGSRGELLGVLKEMAKNIRIKYVDSIVASADRDGWSGHRQENKEIWLKHKLNSQGPYAGSCIFVAVVKFNVESKTSRPVFSYLREKNLYIDWCHTRITQWTDEVIRVASPDGDTYCITLNKDPFEGYVLQEASTDGFRSFVISSPIKESDFDQNLSKNEWSELVLYPSGFTIVPDMNLCISISLQLMDSTQQDAIKAMQQFHLDLIAEIEQKYIF